The nucleotide window GGTCGTCACCACGGCGCTGGGCGATCTGGTGGGTTTCCCCAAGGGAGCCATCGTCAACTTCGTACTGAAGTACGTGAAGAAGATGGTGCCCGACTACGACATCCCGGGCGCGGTGCGCTTCAAGGACACGCTGACGCTGGGCCAGTTGCATGCCCTGCCCGACGTCGACATCGATTCCGGCGACATCGCCTTCCTGCAGTACACCGGCGGCACTACCGGCGTGGCCAAGGGCGCGATGCTCACGCACCGCAACCTGGTGGCCAACATGCAGCAGGCCGGCGTGTGGGTCGGCACCGGCCTGGACTACGGCAACGAAGTGATCATCACCGCCTTGCCGCTGTACCACATCTTCGCCCTGACGGCGAACTGCCTGGTCTTCATGAAACTGGGCGGCCTGAACCACCTGATCACCAATCCACGCGACATGCCCGGCTTCGTCAAGGAGCTGAAGGGCACGCGCTTCACCGCCATCACCGGCGTCAACACGCTGTTCAACGGGCTGCTCAACACGCCCGGCTTCGATGAGGTGGATTTCTCCAACCTCAAGATGACCCTGGGCGGCGGCATGGCCGTGCAGCGTGCGGTGGCCGAGAAGTGGAAGAAGGTCACCGGGGTGACCCTCGTGGAGGCCTACGGCCTGACCGAGACCTCGCCCGCGGCCTGCATCAATCCGATGAACCTGCACGACTACAACGGCGCGATCGGCCTGCCAGTGCCGTCCACCGATGCGTGCCTGAAGGACGACGACGGCAACATCGTGGCGCTCGGCGAAGTGGGCGAACTGTGCATCAAGGGCCCGCAGGTCATGAAGGGTTACTGGCAGCGTCCCGAGGAGACGGCCAAGGTCATGGACGCCGAAGGCTGGCTGCACACCGGCGACATGGCGAAGATGGACGAGAATGGGTTCTTCTACATCGTCGACCGCAAGAAGGACATGATCCTGGTGTCCGGGTTCAACGTGTACCCGAACGAGGTGGAGGACGTGATCGCCGGCCTGGACGGCGTGCTGGAAGTGGCGGCGGTCGGCGTGCCGGACGAGAAGTCGGGCGAAGCGGTGAAGGTCTTCATCGTGAAGAAGGACCCCTCGCTCACCGTCGAGCAGATCAAGGCGTACTGCCGCGACAACCTCACCGGCTACAAGCAGCCCCGCTACGTGGAATTCCGCACCGAACTGCCGAAGACCAACGTGGGCAAGATCCTGCGCAAGGAACTGCGCGAGCCCGCCAAGGCCGGCTGACCCCTGTTCAGCCTCGCCAGAAAGGCCGGCCCTGTGCCGGCCTTTTTCTTTTGGTTCAGGACTTTAGGGGCTGAATCTAGACGTCCGTCACAAATATCGAGACCGGTGCCTCCCCGGCGCGGGCATCTTGCTGCAAGCACGCCCGTGCACTGGATTTTAATTATTCGTTCAGGTGTAGGATCGGCGCGTGATGCCACGTGCGTCACATAAATCCGTCACCCGCTTTCCCCTGCCGCGCGGGCAAGAAACCCCTCCAAGGAGCTCTCCATGAACAACGTCGAAAAACTGCAGCGCACCCGTTCCTTCCCGACCATCCGCGTGGAGTCCGAACCCAGCGGTGATGCGCACTGGATGTACATGCACTCCGACGCCGCCCCGGGCGTGCGTCCATGCTTCCGCAGCCAGATGCTCGATGACGTGCTGAGCTTCATGAACTCGATCACCCTGCGCGAATCCCAGCGTCAGCCGGGCAAGCTGCGCCATCTGGTCGTGGCGTCCGATGCCAACGCCTTCAACCTCGGCGGCGACCTCGAACTGTTCTCGCAGCTGATCCGCGAGAACAACCGCGACCGCCTGCTCAGCTATGCGCGACGCTGCATCGACGGGGTGCATCATCTCAACACCGGCCTCGGCGGCGACGTGCGCACCATTGCCCTGATCCAGGGCGACGCGCTGGGCGGCGGCCTGGAAATCGCGCTGTCCTGCCATACCATCGTGGCCGAAGAAGGCGTGGACATGGGCCTGCCGGAAGTGCTGTTCGGCCTGTTCCCGGGCATGGGCGCCTACTCCTTCCTGTGCAAGCGCGTTTCGCCCCAGGTCGCCGAGCGGATCATCCTGGACGGCAACATCTACACCAGCGACGAGCTGTACAAGCTGGGCGTGGTGGATGTGCTGGTGCCGAAGGGCCAGGGTGCCGCCGCGGTGCAGTCGATCATCGACAAGCAGCGCCGTTCGCCCCACGCGCACCTGGCGCTGAATGCCTGCCGCAACCTGGCGCAGCCGGTCGGCTACGACGAACTGATGGGCATCACGGAAGTCTGGGTGGACACGGCCCTGACGCTGGGCGACAAGTCATTGAAGATGATGGAGCGCATCGTTCGCGCCCAGGAAAAGCGATCCATCCGCGCTGCCTGACCGGCACCCGCACGTCTGCCGCAAGTACAGGGGACCACAGGGGCATCAGGGGTTGGAGCGCGCGCATGCGCCTTCAAGGGCGAGTCCGGGACACCGTACTCGCCACGGGCCCGGCTTTTGCCGGTGGCAACGGACGCATCCGCCGCCTCGCGCGGTCGCCGCCCGCATGACGGAACCACGCACGGTCAGGACGAGGAGCCTTCGCCGCCCTTCTCCGCCGCACCGCGTACCCGCTGCCGCGCATCGAGCGCCGCGCGGCCATGGCTCAGGTGGGAGTTGAGCGCGGCCAGGCGGTGACGCCATTCGCGCGAGATCTGCCAGTCGGCCAGGGCCATCATCTCGCCGGCGGCCGCCGCCAGCTTCACCAGGCCCAGATTGCTGGCCACGCCTTTCAATGCATGCGCATGTTCGCGCAGGTGTTCGCCGTCGCCCCGCTCCATCGCATGGGCCATGGCGCCGATGCAGCCATCGGCGTCGTTGAGGCACTGTTCGATGAATTCCCGCTCGAACGCCTCCCCCATGCCCAGTGCGGTGAGTTCGTCCAGCACGCTGACGTCGAGCACGCCGTCGGACACCTCCGGCCGCGCGGGCGTGGCCGAAACCGCCGTCGCGGCCACGCGCCCCGACGTGGCGACATCGGCCAGCGCATCCAGCAGCCGGGTCGCCACCACCGGCTTGGCGAGGAACGCGCGCGCGCCGGCCTGCTCGCACCGCTGGATCGCCTCGGGGGTGACGTCGGCGCTCAGGATCAGCACCGGCGTGCGGCTGCCGCTGCCGGCCTCCATCACGCGCAACTGCTTGAGCAGGTCCAGGCCGCTCAACCCGGGCATGTGCAGGTCGCAGATGACCGCGTCGTAGGACGAGGATTCCAGCGCATCCAGCACTTCCTCGCCACCGTTCACGCAGGTGATGCGGTGCCCCGCCTTCTGCAACAGGCGCTGCACGACCATGCGGTTGGCCTCGTGGTCGTCTGCCACCAGGATCTGCATGCTGCGCACCCGCGCGCGGTGGCGCAGGAACGGGTCCGAGAAGGCGATGATGTTCTCGGCGCTGCCCGTCTCCGGCGCTTCCTGCAGCCATTCGGCGTGGCCCTGCACGGCGGGCACGATGACGCGCTCGGGCACCACGTCGAAAGGCAGTTCCACCCAGAAGCAGCTGCCGCGATGCTCGTTGCTCTCGAATCCGATGGTGCCGCCCATCGCTTCGGTGAGACCTTTGGCGATGGTCGTCCCCAGCCCGGTGCCGCCATAGCGGCGCGACAAGCTGCCGTCGGCCTGCTCGAACGCCTCGAACAGGCGCTCGCGCAACGCTACGGGGATGCCGATCCCGGTGTCGGTGACCGTGAAGCGCAGGCGCAGATGCTGGCCGTCCACCAGGGTGGGCGCCACGGTCAGGTGCACCTCGCCCTCGTCGGTGAACTTGACCGCATTGCCTGCCAGGTTCAGCAGGACCTGGCGCAGGTGGCCGGCGTCGCCGCGCAGTTTGGCCGGAATGGCGTCATCCACCCGCCCTTCGTAGCGCACCTGCTTGCCGCGCGCCTGCGGCATCAGGATCAGGCCGATGCTCTCCACCAGTTCGCGCGGGGAGAACTCGACGACGTTCAGCTTGACCTTGCCCGCCTCGATCGCGGAAATGTCCAGCACGTCCTCCACCAGTCCCAGCAAGGTGCGCGTGGACGCCTGGATGGTGGACAGGCATTCGCGCTGCTCGGTGTCCAGGCGGGTGGTGGCCAGCAGTTCCGACATGCCGGCCAGGCCGTTCAGGGGCGTGCGGAACTCGTGGCTCATGTTGGCCAGGAAACGGCTCTTGGCCTCGTTGGCGCGGCGCGCCTCGTCGGTGGCGCGGGTCAGGTCGCGCAGCAGGCCCGACAGGTACATGGGCACGGCGATCAGGCCCAGCACCAGGCCGACGCCCAGGGTGGCGTTGGCGCGCCAGTAGTCGTTCATCCACACCACGGCGGCGAATGCCGTGCTGGCCATGGTGACCGCGACCACCAGATAGCGGTTGCCATAGCGCAGACCGTTGCCCACGGTGATCCACATCAGCACCACATAGGCCCACGACAGCGGCTCGCCCATGCCGTTCATCGCCGCGGCCAGCAGGCCATAGTCGGCGATCATGCCCAGCCCGCGGCGCACGTGCGACTTGCCCGGCTGCAGCAGCAGCCAGGTGATGATGCCCAGGCCGTTGACCAGGCCCGAGACGATGATGGTCAGGACGATGGAATATTCGTCGGCCGGCAGCGCCGCGCGCGAGGACGGCAGCAGGGCGTAGACCAGGATGATGGAAATCAGCGCGACGCGGATCAGCGCCTGGCCGTGTTCGCTGTCGCCGCGATGCTGAAGGCGGGATTTGACCCAGGTGAGGACGTTGGACATGGCTCACTCCATCCCTGGACGGCTCTGCACCGTCGAGTAGCGTTCGCAGATGTCGTCCAGCCGCGCCCGCCCACGGATCAGCGCGTCGACACATGCGGGGTCGAACAGGCGGCCGCGCTGGGCATACAGATAGGCCAGCGCCGCGTCCTTGTCCCACGCCTTCTTGTACGGACGGGGCGAAATGAGGGCGTCGAACACGTCCGCCACCGCCACGATCCTGGCTTCCAACGGGATTTCCTCGCCCACCAGGCCATCGGGATAGCCGCTGCCGTCGTAGCGCTCGTGGTGCCGCAGCGCGATCACGGCGCCCGCCTGGATGAAACGGTTCTGGCTGCCGGACAGCAGCTGGTGCCCGATCTTCGGGTGGCGGCGCATGACATCGGTCTCGTCCGCGGTCAGCGGGCCGGCCTTCATCAGCACCGAATCGGGAATGGCGATCTTGCCCATGTCGTGCAGCGGCGCGGCCATCTCGATGGTCCGCACTTCGTCCTCGGGCAGGCCCAGCTGCTCGGCGATCAACCCCGCCACGTGGGCCATGCGCTCCAGGTAGGCGCTGGTGCCGCTGTCACGGTATTCGATGGCGCGGGCCAGGCGCGACAGGGTTTCGCGCTCGCGCTCCTCCACCTCGTGCATGCTGGACAGCAGGCGCTGCTCCAGCGACAGGGCGCGCTGCTTGACGTTCTCGGACTGCTGGCGCAGCTGGAGCAGATTGCGGCAGCGGGCACGCAGCTCGCGGGGACGCACCGGCTTGACCAGGAAATCGATGACGCCCGCCTCGAGCGCGGCCTGGCGGACAGGCTCGTCGCCGACCACGGTGATCAGGATGATGGCGATGTCGCGGTGCATGGGCAGCCGGCGGAAGCGGCGCGCGAACTCCAGCCCGTCCATGCCCGGCATGCGGTAGTCCAGCAGCAGCAGATCGGTGCGGTTCTTCTCGCACCACTCCAGAGCGGCCTGCGGATCGCCGAAATCGTGAACGGCCAGCTCGGACGCGATGTCCTCGATGACATGGCGCAGCATGGTACGCGCGGACGTCTGATCGTCGACGATGACGATGTTCAATGCGTGCCCCACCCCTTGTGGCCACATGACGTGGCTGTCGGGCAAGGATACTCCGGCGGTGGCGACGCTCGCATCCAGCATGGTGGCAGTCCTGTTCGGCGGCACGGCCCCGGGCAGGGGCCGACATCCACGAAGGGAACCGATGCTGATCGCGGGGCCCCCTCCCCTGATCTCTATCGGCGCGGGCGGCGAAGAATTGACCGACCTGCGTGGAATTCCACGCAGGAAGCGTGCCAGCCGCCTCCAGGGTGTTTCAGGGCTTTGCACTTCGATATTCGTCACATATTTCGGCATGTCCGGTGCCGTGTCCACCCCGGAGACGCTGCCGGGGGGCAGGGTCCCGGCCAGTGTGGTCCCTCCGCGTCATGCCGTCATGTGCCCATTCTGCCCCGTAGCGTCACTCTTTTGACGCTCGCGGTAGCCTGGGGTCACCCCTGGGCTTCCGGACGCATGTAGGGGAACAGCAGCACGTCCCGGATCGAATCCGAGCCCGTCAGCAGCATGACCAGCCGGTCGATGCCGATGCCCAGCCCACCCGTGGGGGGCAGCCCCACCTCCAGCGCCCGGATGTAGTCGGCGTCGAAGTGCATGGCCTCGTCGTCGCCCCCTTCCTTGGCCTGCACCTGGGCCATGAACCGGGCAGCCTGGTCCTCGGGGTCGTTGAGCTCGGAGAAGCCGTTGGCGATCTCCTTGCCGTTGATGAACAGCTCGAAACGGTCCGTGAAGCCCGGTTCGGCATCGCTGGCGCGGGCCAGCGGCGACACCTCCACCGGATGCGCGGTGATGAAGGTGGGCTGGATCAGGGTGTGCTCGACCGTCTTTTCGAAGATCTCCAGCAGCAGCTTGCCCCAGCCATAGGAGGGCTTCACATGGATCCTCAGCCGCTCGCAGTGGCGGACCAGCGCCTCGCGGTCCGTGCAGTCGGCGACGCTGATCTCCGGATTGTGGTGGCGCACGGCCTCGTCCATGCGCCAGCGGCGGAAGGCGGGGTCCAGGTCGATGTCCTGGCCATCCCAGGTCACCTGCCCCGTGCCCAGCACCTCGTGGGCGACGTCGCGGATGACGCCCTCGGTCAGGTCCATGATCTCGGCATACGTGGCATAGGCCTCGTACAGCTCCAGCATGGTGAACTCGGGGTTGTGCCGCGTACTGACGCCTTCGTTGCGGAAGTTGCGGTTGATCTCGTAGACGCGCTCCAGCCCGCCCACGACCAGACGCTTCAGGTAAAGCTCCGGCGCCACGCGCAGGTACAGGTCCAGGTCCAGGGCGTTGTGGTGCGTGGTGAACGGCTTGGCCGCCGCGCCGCCGGGGATGTAATGCATCATCGGCGTCTCGACTTCCAGGAAGCGCCGGGCATCGAGCCACTCGCGGATGGCACGGATGATGCGCGAGCGCTTGATGAAGACCTCGCGCGCTTCCGGCGTGACGATCAGGTCGACATAGCGCTGGCGATAGCGTTGTTCCACATCCGACAGCCCGTGCCACTTGTCCGGCAGCGGACGCAGCGACTTGGTCAGCAGGCGCAAGGCCTCGGCCTTGACCGACAGTTCCCCGGTGCGGGTCCGGGTCAGGCTGCCCTCGACGCCGACGATGTCGCCGATGTCCCAGCCCTTGAAGGCATCGTAAGCCTGGCCCAGCGTGTTGGCCTGCAGGAACAGCTGGATGCGGCCGGATTCGTCCTGGATCTGCACGAAGCTGGCCTTGCCCATCACCCGCTTGGCCATCAGGCGGCCGGCCAGCCTGACGTGCCGGCCCGTGCCTTCCAGCGCCTCGACCGTCCACAGTTCGGCGTCGCCGTACTGGGCCTGCAGGTCGCCGGCGTAGTCGCCGCGGCGGAAGTCGTTGGGGAACGCGATGCCCTGCCCGCGCAGGGCCGTCAGTTTGGCGCGGCGCTCGGCGATGAGGCTGTTCTCGTCGGCAGGAGGCGTTGCGCTGATCTGGTCGGTCATGGCGGTCGCGGGAACTCGAGGAATGGGGAATGTAGGAGCGGCCCATGGCCGCGATGCTTTGACGCGTCAGCCTGGAGGAGCATCGCGGCCATGGGCCGCTCCTACAGGCTCACGCGTCGCCCGGTCAGGCGTCGATGCGTTTGGCGCCGGCTTCCAGGCCGGATTTCAGGCTGGCCTCGACGAACTCGTCCAGGTCGCCGTCCAGCACCTTCTGGGTGTCCGAGCGCTCCACGCCCGTGCGCAGGTCCTTGATGCGGCTCTGGTCCAGCACGTAGTTGCGGATCTGGCTGCCCCAGCCGATGTCGGACTTGGTGGCTTCCACCGCGTCGCGCTCGGCGTTGCGCTTCTGGATCTCCAGCTCGTACAGCTTGGCGGCCAGCATCTTCATGGCGTTGTCGCGGTTCTGGTGCTGGCTGCGGCCGGTCTGGCAGGCGACGACAATGCCGGTGGGCACGTGGGTGATGCGCACCGCCGACTCGGTCTTGTTGACGTGCTGGCCGCCGGCGCCGGACGAGCGGTACACGTCGGTCTTCAGGTCGGCCGGGTTGATCTCGATGTCGATGTTGTCGTCGACTTCAGGCGAGACGAACACCGAGGTGAAGCTGGTATGGCGGCGGTTGTCCGAATCGAACGGCGACTTGCGCACCAGGCGGTGCACGCCGGTCTCGGTCTTCAGCCAGCCGTAGGCGAAGTCGCCCTCCACGCGCAGCGTGGCGGACTTGATGCCGGCCACGTCGCCGCCGCTGGCTTCCATCAGCTCGGTCTTCCAGCCGCGCGATTCGCACCAGCGCAGGTACATGCGCAACAGGATTTCCGCCCAGTCCTGCGCCTCGGTGCCACCGGCGCCGGCCTGGATGTCGACGAACGCGTTGGCGCTGTCCATCTTGCCGGAGAACATGCGCTGGAACTCCAGCTTGTCCACGTGCGCGGCATAGCGTTCGACATCGGCCACCACGGCCTGCGCGGTGTCCTCGTCGTTCTCCATTTCCGCCAGTTCCAGCAGTTCGCCAGCGCCGCCCAGGCCTTGCTCGATGTCGCTGATGCCGTTGACCGTCTTGTCCAGCAGGGAGCGTTCACGGCCCA belongs to Pseudoxanthomonas sp. F37 and includes:
- the lysS gene encoding lysine--tRNA ligase, whose product is MTDQISATPPADENSLIAERRAKLTALRGQGIAFPNDFRRGDYAGDLQAQYGDAELWTVEALEGTGRHVRLAGRLMAKRVMGKASFVQIQDESGRIQLFLQANTLGQAYDAFKGWDIGDIVGVEGSLTRTRTGELSVKAEALRLLTKSLRPLPDKWHGLSDVEQRYRQRYVDLIVTPEAREVFIKRSRIIRAIREWLDARRFLEVETPMMHYIPGGAAAKPFTTHHNALDLDLYLRVAPELYLKRLVVGGLERVYEINRNFRNEGVSTRHNPEFTMLELYEAYATYAEIMDLTEGVIRDVAHEVLGTGQVTWDGQDIDLDPAFRRWRMDEAVRHHNPEISVADCTDREALVRHCERLRIHVKPSYGWGKLLLEIFEKTVEHTLIQPTFITAHPVEVSPLARASDAEPGFTDRFELFINGKEIANGFSELNDPEDQAARFMAQVQAKEGGDDEAMHFDADYIRALEVGLPPTGGLGIGIDRLVMLLTGSDSIRDVLLFPYMRPEAQG
- a CDS encoding long-chain fatty acid--CoA ligase: MSQERPWFKSYPQGVPHEVDLEQYRSIVSVFDEAISKYRDRPAFRNFGKTLTYGEIDTLSRQFAAYLLGELKLKKGDRVAIMMPNCLQYPIAIFGVLRAGLTVVNVNPMYTPRELKHQLVDSGASVLLVVDNFGKTAQEALAGTQVRQVVTTALGDLVGFPKGAIVNFVLKYVKKMVPDYDIPGAVRFKDTLTLGQLHALPDVDIDSGDIAFLQYTGGTTGVAKGAMLTHRNLVANMQQAGVWVGTGLDYGNEVIITALPLYHIFALTANCLVFMKLGGLNHLITNPRDMPGFVKELKGTRFTAITGVNTLFNGLLNTPGFDEVDFSNLKMTLGGGMAVQRAVAEKWKKVTGVTLVEAYGLTETSPAACINPMNLHDYNGAIGLPVPSTDACLKDDDGNIVALGEVGELCIKGPQVMKGYWQRPEETAKVMDAEGWLHTGDMAKMDENGFFYIVDRKKDMILVSGFNVYPNEVEDVIAGLDGVLEVAAVGVPDEKSGEAVKVFIVKKDPSLTVEQIKAYCRDNLTGYKQPRYVEFRTELPKTNVGKILRKELREPAKAG
- the prfB gene encoding peptide chain release factor 2 (programmed frameshift), whose amino-acid sequence is MIELNPIRQRIADLQDRLASLRGYLDYDAKRERLEEVNRELESPDIWNNAEYAQQLGRERSLLDKTVNGISDIEQGLGGAGELLELAEMENDEDTAQAVVADVERYAAHVDKLEFQRMFSGKMDSANAFVDIQAGAGGTEAQDWAEILLRMYLRWCESRGWKTELMEASGGDVAGIKSATLRVEGDFAYGWLKTETGVHRLVRKSPFDSDNRRHTSFTSVFVSPEVDDNIDIEINPADLKTDVYRSSGAGGQHVNKTESAVRITHVPTGIVVACQTGRSQHQNRDNAMKMLAAKLYELEIQKRNAERDAVEATKSDIGWGSQIRNYVLDQSRIKDLRTGVERSDTQKVLDGDLDEFVEASLKSGLEAGAKRIDA
- a CDS encoding two-component system response regulator, whose amino-acid sequence is MLDASVATAGVSLPDSHVMWPQGVGHALNIVIVDDQTSARTMLRHVIEDIASELAVHDFGDPQAALEWCEKNRTDLLLLDYRMPGMDGLEFARRFRRLPMHRDIAIILITVVGDEPVRQAALEAGVIDFLVKPVRPRELRARCRNLLQLRQQSENVKQRALSLEQRLLSSMHEVEERERETLSRLARAIEYRDSGTSAYLERMAHVAGLIAEQLGLPEDEVRTIEMAAPLHDMGKIAIPDSVLMKAGPLTADETDVMRRHPKIGHQLLSGSQNRFIQAGAVIALRHHERYDGSGYPDGLVGEEIPLEARIVAVADVFDALISPRPYKKAWDKDAALAYLYAQRGRLFDPACVDALIRGRARLDDICERYSTVQSRPGME
- a CDS encoding crotonase/enoyl-CoA hydratase family protein; the protein is MNNVEKLQRTRSFPTIRVESEPSGDAHWMYMHSDAAPGVRPCFRSQMLDDVLSFMNSITLRESQRQPGKLRHLVVASDANAFNLGGDLELFSQLIRENNRDRLLSYARRCIDGVHHLNTGLGGDVRTIALIQGDALGGGLEIALSCHTIVAEEGVDMGLPEVLFGLFPGMGAYSFLCKRVSPQVAERIILDGNIYTSDELYKLGVVDVLVPKGQGAAAVQSIIDKQRRSPHAHLALNACRNLAQPVGYDELMGITEVWVDTALTLGDKSLKMMERIVRAQEKRSIRAA
- a CDS encoding ATP-binding protein; protein product: MSNVLTWVKSRLQHRGDSEHGQALIRVALISIILVYALLPSSRAALPADEYSIVLTIIVSGLVNGLGIITWLLLQPGKSHVRRGLGMIADYGLLAAAMNGMGEPLSWAYVVLMWITVGNGLRYGNRYLVVAVTMASTAFAAVVWMNDYWRANATLGVGLVLGLIAVPMYLSGLLRDLTRATDEARRANEAKSRFLANMSHEFRTPLNGLAGMSELLATTRLDTEQRECLSTIQASTRTLLGLVEDVLDISAIEAGKVKLNVVEFSPRELVESIGLILMPQARGKQVRYEGRVDDAIPAKLRGDAGHLRQVLLNLAGNAVKFTDEGEVHLTVAPTLVDGQHLRLRFTVTDTGIGIPVALRERLFEAFEQADGSLSRRYGGTGLGTTIAKGLTEAMGGTIGFESNEHRGSCFWVELPFDVVPERVIVPAVQGHAEWLQEAPETGSAENIIAFSDPFLRHRARVRSMQILVADDHEANRMVVQRLLQKAGHRITCVNGGEEVLDALESSSYDAVICDLHMPGLSGLDLLKQLRVMEAGSGSRTPVLILSADVTPEAIQRCEQAGARAFLAKPVVATRLLDALADVATSGRVAATAVSATPARPEVSDGVLDVSVLDELTALGMGEAFEREFIEQCLNDADGCIGAMAHAMERGDGEHLREHAHALKGVASNLGLVKLAAAAGEMMALADWQISREWRHRLAALNSHLSHGRAALDARQRVRGAAEKGGEGSSS